In a genomic window of Vigna angularis cultivar LongXiaoDou No.4 chromosome 6, ASM1680809v1, whole genome shotgun sequence:
- the LOC108341611 gene encoding putative lipid-binding protein AIR1B — protein sequence MASTSSPSIALLLSLNLFFFSMVSCNTLTAATPPPANCPELKICAGVLLPPFQPDPNCCPLIAGLVDLDAAVCLCDILKLNLGIIKVNLDILINLLLETCGRKQTTHHCE from the coding sequence ATGGCTTCCACGAGTTCCCCATCCATTGCCCTTCTCCTCTCTCTCaacctctttttcttttccatggTCAGCTGCAACACCCTAACCGCTGCCACTCCACCACCAGCTAACTGCCCGGAATTAAAGATTTGCGCCGGCGTTCTGCTGCCCCCTTTTCAACCTGACCCCAATTGCTGCCCTCTTATCGCTGGTCTTGTTGACCTTGACGCCGCCGTGTGCCTCTGCGACATTCTCAAGCTCAACCTCGGAATTATCAAGGTTAACCTAGACATTCTCATCAACCTTCTATTAGAAACCTGTGGCCGCAAACAGACCACCCACCATTGCGAATGA